A stretch of the Polyangiaceae bacterium genome encodes the following:
- a CDS encoding penicillin-binding protein activator LpoB, with amino-acid sequence MPMIRRLASLSNRAIALSFSLALVGTTALPACGGPQPVRGEEVEGLDDEAFSTGLDRRDLEKMLNENMKVLQSSAIIQRWENEKSPTIAVLPLKNETSEHVDSALESLMTDIETRLVNAGHVTVINRELQPQLIEEIRSQYSEAFDQSNIARWGKQIGARYFVTGKVYSADERKEDERRVQYFLFLQIIDAETSATVFQNKTSVTKALVN; translated from the coding sequence ATGCCCATGATCCGACGACTTGCTTCGCTCTCGAACCGCGCCATCGCGCTCAGCTTCAGCCTCGCCCTCGTGGGCACCACGGCGCTCCCCGCGTGTGGCGGGCCCCAACCCGTGCGCGGTGAGGAGGTCGAAGGCTTGGATGACGAGGCGTTCAGCACCGGGCTCGACCGCCGTGATCTCGAGAAGATGCTGAACGAGAACATGAAGGTGCTGCAGTCGAGCGCCATCATCCAGCGCTGGGAAAATGAGAAGAGCCCAACCATCGCTGTGTTGCCACTCAAGAACGAGACCAGCGAGCACGTGGACAGCGCCCTCGAGTCGCTGATGACCGATATCGAGACGCGGCTGGTGAACGCAGGTCACGTCACCGTGATCAACCGCGAGCTGCAGCCTCAGCTGATCGAGGAGATCCGCAGTCAGTACTCGGAGGCCTTCGATCAGTCGAACATCGCCCGCTGGGGCAAGCAAATCGGCGCGCGCTACTTCGTCACCGGAAAGGTGTACAGCGCCGACGAACGCAAGGAAGACGAGCGCCGTGTGCAATACTTCTTGTTCCTTCAGATCATCGACGCCGAG
- a CDS encoding SEL1-like repeat protein: protein MMGKLSPTLVPLACALALPLAACASKPAVNGGQTDQTSYSEKLGEGKCREVPDFATPLILDWRSDERGSLETLMNDGVATVKYDCNSIKIVQGCMAKGKYGFIGVRKKEDSLQLANADEIRANLPTLGASISAEMTQGSALDIAYITVGKMRTLMPSLARSELKSPSCAEATHFIRGVYVGAFAIKDGKAGQISAAAEVFGYGASGKTQSSKLKQTRDGDAATCSGWDPSRGAPPGGCGSLLRLELVRIGADASATEVERAECPEGLALIDDKCTFPQGNTSHTCDPASPEECKQQCEKGSAASCGFYAYALQYGYHGVKKDLTNVAAMYKQACDRGDMFSCSGLGILYGKGQGGLKEDRKRSNDLHRKACDAGVARGCLNLGVAYEKGFDLSMDKARSVALYRRACDGGLPVGCLNLGISYQYGNGVTIDTGRAKELYEVSCETSAETCGLLANLYYDGIEVAQDYGQAAALFRKACTSARSERSDEACRRLGWMYIVGKGVAKDVSAGIKHLTTACEDGHGPSCNAWASLYDKGEHVPKSELSAAAIHEKACERGVGDACSSLGYAYELGKGVAKDRNRAVKFYRRSCELESGVGCHNVAKTSASQYSKEYERLMEASCSYGYANGCYELGVAQWRHKKPEAIATIEDACNRDPSRACTWLAWNHPDPAKRASFAEYGCGKDVIDACYMAGRLQRATSPVRAAVSYDKACVGKHAGACVELAALYEKTPELASGDRAAALRKQTCFIEAEARSAFYNCRAEWAEELCDARVESCVQYAWKIAQGTHGQQKDPKLALKLWRKGCDGKNSNGCWGLADAYEKGWGVTRSKATARKYVKQAAEYGATPVDVEKRLQALK, encoded by the coding sequence ATGATGGGGAAGCTCTCACCGACGCTAGTTCCGCTAGCATGTGCACTCGCCCTGCCCCTTGCCGCTTGCGCTTCAAAGCCAGCGGTAAATGGCGGACAGACGGATCAAACCAGCTACAGCGAGAAGCTCGGCGAAGGAAAGTGTCGCGAGGTCCCTGACTTCGCGACACCGCTGATCCTGGATTGGCGATCCGACGAACGCGGCTCACTGGAGACGTTGATGAACGACGGGGTCGCCACGGTCAAGTACGACTGCAACTCGATCAAGATCGTCCAGGGTTGCATGGCGAAGGGTAAGTACGGATTCATCGGCGTGCGCAAGAAGGAAGACTCCCTGCAGCTAGCGAACGCCGACGAGATCCGTGCGAACCTGCCAACCCTTGGCGCGAGTATCTCCGCGGAAATGACTCAAGGGTCGGCGCTCGACATCGCTTACATCACGGTGGGCAAGATGCGCACGCTGATGCCGAGCTTGGCGCGCAGCGAACTGAAGAGCCCCTCCTGCGCGGAGGCGACGCACTTCATCCGCGGAGTGTACGTCGGCGCGTTCGCCATCAAAGATGGCAAGGCGGGACAGATCAGCGCCGCGGCGGAAGTGTTCGGCTACGGCGCCTCCGGCAAGACGCAGAGCTCGAAGCTCAAACAAACCCGAGACGGCGATGCTGCGACCTGCTCCGGCTGGGACCCGAGCCGCGGGGCTCCCCCTGGAGGCTGCGGCTCCTTGTTGCGTCTGGAGCTCGTGCGCATTGGCGCCGACGCGTCGGCGACTGAGGTCGAGCGCGCCGAATGTCCGGAGGGGTTGGCGCTGATCGATGACAAATGCACATTTCCCCAAGGCAACACGTCCCACACATGCGACCCAGCCTCACCAGAAGAGTGCAAGCAGCAGTGCGAGAAGGGGAGCGCGGCGAGCTGCGGCTTCTACGCATACGCACTGCAGTACGGCTATCATGGTGTGAAGAAGGACCTGACGAACGTCGCCGCGATGTACAAGCAGGCGTGCGATCGGGGCGATATGTTCAGCTGCTCGGGCCTCGGGATCCTCTACGGGAAAGGCCAAGGAGGCCTGAAGGAGGACCGCAAGAGATCGAACGACTTGCACCGCAAGGCTTGTGACGCAGGAGTTGCGCGGGGCTGCTTGAACCTGGGTGTGGCCTACGAAAAGGGCTTCGACCTCAGCATGGACAAGGCGCGCTCAGTGGCACTTTACCGCCGTGCTTGCGACGGGGGGTTGCCTGTCGGTTGCCTCAACCTCGGCATCTCGTATCAGTACGGAAACGGCGTCACGATAGATACGGGGCGGGCGAAGGAGCTCTACGAGGTGTCCTGCGAGACGTCCGCTGAGACGTGCGGGCTACTAGCAAACCTCTACTACGATGGTATCGAAGTTGCCCAAGACTACGGCCAGGCCGCAGCGCTATTCCGCAAGGCCTGCACGAGTGCTCGCTCCGAACGGTCGGATGAAGCGTGCCGTAGGCTTGGCTGGATGTACATCGTGGGCAAAGGGGTCGCGAAGGATGTTTCCGCAGGAATTAAGCATTTGACCACGGCCTGCGAAGATGGTCACGGACCAAGCTGCAACGCGTGGGCGAGCCTGTATGACAAGGGCGAGCACGTTCCAAAGAGTGAGCTAAGCGCCGCTGCGATCCACGAGAAGGCCTGCGAGAGGGGAGTCGGTGATGCGTGCTCGAGCCTCGGCTATGCCTACGAGCTCGGAAAGGGCGTCGCCAAAGACCGCAATCGAGCGGTCAAGTTCTATCGGCGCTCGTGTGAACTCGAAAGCGGAGTGGGTTGCCACAACGTCGCAAAGACCTCGGCGTCTCAATACTCCAAGGAGTACGAACGACTGATGGAAGCGTCGTGTTCCTACGGATACGCCAACGGGTGCTACGAGCTCGGAGTCGCCCAGTGGCGTCACAAGAAGCCGGAGGCCATCGCCACCATCGAGGACGCCTGTAACCGTGACCCATCGCGCGCTTGTACGTGGCTCGCTTGGAACCACCCAGACCCCGCCAAGCGCGCGTCCTTCGCAGAGTATGGCTGCGGAAAGGACGTCATTGATGCCTGTTACATGGCTGGAAGACTCCAGCGAGCAACGAGTCCCGTGCGAGCTGCGGTGTCGTACGACAAAGCCTGCGTCGGCAAACACGCAGGAGCCTGTGTCGAACTGGCAGCGCTTTATGAGAAGACTCCAGAGCTCGCCTCGGGTGATCGCGCCGCGGCGCTCAGGAAGCAAACCTGCTTCATCGAAGCAGAAGCCAGAAGCGCGTTCTACAACTGCAGAGCCGAGTGGGCTGAAGAACTGTGCGACGCGCGGGTGGAGAGCTGCGTCCAGTACGCGTGGAAGATCGCTCAGGGCACCCATGGTCAGCAGAAAGACCCCAAGCTCGCCTTGAAGCTCTGGCGCAAGGGGTGCGACGGCAAGAACTCCAATGGTTGCTGGGGGCTCGCGGACGCCTACGAGAAGGGCTGGGGTGTAACCAGGAGCAAAGCCACCGCGCGCAAGTACGTCAAACAGGCGGCTGAGTACGGTGCGACACCCGTCGACGTCGAGAAGCGCCTGCAGGCGCTCAAGTAG
- a CDS encoding SDR family oxidoreductase — MQDKQPTLSGTKALVLGGSRGFGRGVALALAGAGAATTIVSRRTLTPENQDSRLSSRLGDAADPSFCAQVLDELTPEVVVLTAGATPVMRRIADMDWESFSCHWQSEVKATFHLLRECLQRAKPGTRVIVFSSGAAIGGSPLSGGYASAKQAQRFLCRYARGEAEKRELDLNVQCVLPDLSPATALGGMAARAYALAAGISFEEFANKRGESLTPEIVGRLVLELLTSPDRTTGAEWKLSASGLSSLASEKRET, encoded by the coding sequence ATGCAAGACAAACAACCCACTCTCTCAGGCACGAAGGCGCTCGTTCTAGGTGGTAGCCGAGGCTTCGGGCGTGGCGTGGCGCTCGCTCTTGCGGGTGCTGGCGCTGCAACCACCATCGTCTCGCGCCGCACCCTCACCCCCGAAAACCAGGACTCACGCCTCTCCAGTCGACTCGGCGACGCAGCCGACCCAAGCTTCTGCGCACAGGTCCTCGATGAACTCACGCCCGAGGTCGTCGTGCTCACCGCGGGCGCGACCCCCGTCATGCGTCGCATCGCAGACATGGACTGGGAGAGCTTCAGCTGCCACTGGCAGAGTGAGGTGAAGGCGACGTTCCACCTACTGCGCGAGTGCTTGCAGCGCGCGAAGCCAGGGACGCGCGTGATCGTATTCAGCAGCGGTGCGGCGATCGGAGGTTCTCCGCTGTCCGGCGGCTACGCGAGCGCAAAGCAAGCCCAGCGCTTCCTCTGCCGGTACGCTCGGGGCGAAGCGGAGAAGCGCGAACTCGATCTGAACGTGCAGTGCGTGTTGCCCGATTTGAGCCCGGCGACAGCGCTCGGTGGCATGGCGGCACGCGCGTATGCTCTTGCCGCAGGGATTAGTTTTGAGGAGTTCGCGAACAAGCGAGGCGAGTCCCTGACGCCGGAGATCGTCGGACGACTAGTCTTGGAGCTGCTGACATCTCCGGACCGCACTACAGGCGCCGAGTGGAAACTCAGTGCGAGCGGACTCAGCAGCTTGGCATCCGAGAAGCGCGAGACATAA
- a CDS encoding sigma-70 family RNA polymerase sigma factor, translating to MKNQRPSELGSAVEALKREFLQDVERLRPRLHRYCTGMTGSALDGEDIVQETLAHAFFRLSTLQDPGALKGWLFRIAHNKCIDFIRARQRQPEHTEAAEGSYETPDQLEAQRATGEALEALLSLLPPKERAALLLKDVFDYSLLETAEIIDSSLAGVKAALHRGRSRLKAESSAGGVQRSEAAPRSFPNRALLDAYVESFNAKDWGRLQTLIREDARLELVGFAELPLGSSYQTNYAALPWEWRLGLGYVHGEPVVIHYRKYADGWRPHSAIRVQVRDGQLAVVRDYVHIDYLLESSDVDPPAPGVGHSHSA from the coding sequence ATGAAGAATCAGCGCCCCAGCGAGCTCGGCTCTGCCGTCGAGGCCCTCAAGCGGGAGTTCCTACAGGATGTGGAGCGACTGCGTCCGCGGCTTCACCGTTATTGCACCGGGATGACCGGCTCCGCGCTGGACGGGGAGGACATCGTGCAGGAGACCCTGGCACACGCCTTCTTTCGGCTCTCCACCTTGCAAGACCCAGGGGCCCTGAAGGGCTGGCTATTTCGAATCGCCCATAACAAGTGCATCGACTTCATCCGTGCGCGGCAGCGTCAACCGGAGCACACGGAAGCTGCGGAGGGTAGCTACGAAACCCCCGATCAGCTGGAGGCGCAACGAGCCACGGGGGAAGCACTCGAGGCTCTGCTTAGCCTGCTTCCCCCCAAAGAGCGCGCCGCTCTGCTCTTGAAGGATGTCTTCGACTACTCGCTGCTAGAGACCGCCGAGATCATCGACTCGAGTCTCGCAGGCGTGAAGGCCGCTCTGCATCGCGGACGGTCGCGCTTGAAAGCAGAAAGCTCAGCAGGCGGCGTTCAACGGAGCGAAGCTGCGCCGCGCTCGTTCCCCAATCGGGCGCTGCTCGACGCGTATGTGGAGAGCTTCAACGCAAAAGACTGGGGGCGCCTCCAGACTCTGATCCGTGAGGATGCGCGCCTCGAGCTGGTAGGCTTTGCTGAGTTGCCACTGGGGAGCAGCTACCAGACGAACTACGCGGCACTCCCTTGGGAGTGGCGGCTCGGCTTGGGCTACGTGCACGGCGAGCCAGTCGTCATTCACTATCGCAAGTACGCTGACGGCTGGCGCCCTCACTCGGCGATTCGAGTGCAGGTGCGCGACGGGCAGCTCGCCGTAGTACGCGACTACGTTCACATCGACTACCTGCTCGAGTCGAGCGACGTCGACCCTCCGGCGCCCGGTGTCGGTCACAGCCACAGTGCGTGA